Proteins encoded in a region of the Bartonella taylorii genome:
- the trpS gene encoding tryptophan--tRNA ligase — protein sequence MGTFTPLVFSGVQPSGNLHLGNYLGAIKHWVELQTSYNCLYCVVDMHALTVNPDPQTLSASTRAATAAFLAAGIDPQKHIIFNQSQVFQHAELAWILNCIARIGWLQRMTQFKDKAGKDREKASLGLFAYPSLMAADILLYRATHVPVGEDQKQHVELTRDIAQKFNNDYADRIADLNFDISMQMNEEKRQGFFPMPEALIGKTAMRIMSLRDGTKKMSKSDPSDFSRINLTDDADLIAKKIRKAKTDSAPLPDTLEALEGRPEIDNLLGIYAAFAEVSKEKALLEFSGKQFSLFKTALADLAVYKLAPITGELRRLHQENAYIDSVLHDGAQRASALAEKNMKKIRKIVGFLHKA from the coding sequence ATGGGCACCTTTACACCGCTTGTCTTTTCCGGCGTACAACCGAGTGGTAACTTACATCTTGGCAATTATCTTGGAGCCATAAAGCATTGGGTTGAGCTGCAAACATCTTATAATTGTCTATATTGCGTTGTTGATATGCATGCACTTACAGTGAACCCAGATCCACAAACTTTAAGTGCATCAACCAGAGCAGCCACAGCCGCTTTTTTAGCTGCTGGAATCGATCCTCAAAAACACATTATTTTCAACCAGTCTCAGGTTTTTCAACATGCCGAACTTGCATGGATTTTAAATTGTATCGCCCGTATCGGCTGGCTCCAACGCATGACACAATTTAAAGATAAAGCAGGAAAAGATCGTGAAAAAGCGTCCCTAGGACTTTTCGCTTATCCAAGTCTTATGGCAGCCGATATTTTACTCTATCGTGCCACACACGTTCCGGTGGGTGAAGATCAAAAACAGCATGTTGAACTCACCCGCGATATTGCGCAAAAATTCAATAATGATTATGCTGACCGCATTGCAGATTTAAATTTTGATATTTCAATGCAAATGAATGAGGAAAAAAGACAAGGCTTTTTCCCAATGCCAGAAGCACTGATAGGAAAAACAGCCATGCGTATAATGTCCTTGCGCGATGGTACAAAAAAAATGTCAAAATCAGATCCTTCAGATTTTTCACGCATTAATTTGACCGATGATGCTGATCTTATTGCAAAAAAAATACGCAAAGCAAAAACCGATTCCGCTCCTCTCCCCGACACATTAGAAGCTTTAGAAGGACGACCAGAGATTGACAATCTGCTTGGTATTTATGCAGCTTTTGCAGAAGTAAGTAAAGAAAAGGCCCTTTTAGAGTTTTCTGGAAAACAATTTTCGCTTTTCAAAACAGCCTTAGCTGACCTTGCCGTCTATAAGCTTGCACCCATAACAGGGGAATTGCGTCGACTGCATCAAGAAAATGCTTATATTGACTCTGTTTTGCACGATGGTGCACAACGTGCCAGTGCTCTAGCAGAAAAAAATATGAAAAAAATCCGTAAAATCGTTGGATTTTTGCACAAGGCATGA